In a single window of the Elaeis guineensis isolate ETL-2024a chromosome 4, EG11, whole genome shotgun sequence genome:
- the LOC140857405 gene encoding uncharacterized protein, giving the protein MELQQESSNLGALSATISRNRSSSSSAFVSASQSPFFSPRSPVLGSEPVLPDVANTSNDLFINVGHLGSSTVTKPESLSKIHLVASDVSPILNFCTSSSFGAPGNVDNDPGLVSPFNGSSSNDSQGTSNGRLARREKQKRLGRSQRRFSFTEPSTPVSSANRLRSCDVYIGFHGRKPSLLRFANWLRAELEIQGISCFASDRARCRNSRSYDMAERIMNASTYGVVILTKKSFGNPYSIEELKNFLSGKNLVPIYFDLSAADCLARDIIEKRGELWEKHGGELWTLYGGLEREWREAIDGLSRVLDCQLEAYDGQWRECILQAVVLLATGLGRRSVVDRVNRWRERMEKEEFPYPRNEVFVGRKKELSELELILFGDVRGDGEREYFELKTRHSRKTLPIGRSQNYCEDKKAKDRRSESSIKGKEPVLWKESEKEIEMQRLGSPHRQCHPLKAKNVGRYGRRRRSTKILYGKGIACVSGDSGIGKTELVLEYAYRFSQRYKMVLWVGGETRYIRQNYLALCTFLDVDLNIENHCCLEKGKMKCFEEQEEEAIFRVRKELMRDIPFLVIIDNLENEKDWWDQKVIMDLLPRFGGETHFIITTRLPRVMNLEPMKLSYLSGVEAMALMMGGMKDYPIVEIDALRAIEEKLGRLTLGLGIVGSILSELPITPSRLLGTINRMPLRDMAWTDREVLTLRRHTVLVQLLDVCLSIFDHADGPRSLATRMVEVSGWFAPSAIPVPLLALAAHKVAENHHGSPVRKKLLHALICRFTTSHIKRSEAEASSMLIRFGIARSSTKPDCIHFHEIVKLYARKRGGSRVAHAMFRAVFLRGSVSQSSDHLWAACFLLFGFGAEPVVVEPTPSDLLFFIKRVVLPLAIHTFITFSRCTAALELLRLTTDALDIAAESLVSRFEKWFDKSFCCIRPGQSDAQNTYLWQELALLKATVLETRAKLMLRGGQYDIGDDLIRKAIFIRTSICGEHHPDTAAAQETLSKLTRLLTNVQVS; this is encoded by the coding sequence atggaGCTTCAACAAGAAAGCTCCAATCTTGGGGCATTGTCTGCCACAATCTCAAGGAAtcgttcatcttcttcctctgcaTTTGTCTCTGCAAGTCAGTCGCCTTTCTTCTCCCCAAGATCACCGGTGCTTGGCTCTGAACCAGTCCTACCTGATGTTGCAAACACTTCCAATGATCTTTTTATAAATGTTGGTCACCTTGGTTCCAGCACTGTGACTAAACCAGAGTCTTTATCTAAAATCCACCTCGTGGCATCTGATGTTTCTCCCATTCTAAATTTCTGCACTTCCAGTAGTTTTGGAGCTCCAGGAAATGTTGACAACGACCCCGGTCTGGTTTCCCCCTTTAATGGCAGTTCATCTAATGACAGCCAAGGAACCAGTAATGGTCGCTTGGCTCGCAGGGAGAAGCAGAAGAGATTGGGGAGAAGCCAGAGAAGGTTTTCCTTTACCGAGCCTTCAACTCCGGTTTCTTCAGCTAATAGGCTTAGGAGTTGTGATGTGTACATAGGATTTCATGGACGTAAACCCTCCTTGCTGAGATTTGCCAATTGGCTTCGTGCAGAGTTGGAAATCCAAGGGATCAGTTGCTTTGCATCTGACAGGGCCCGGTGCAGGAATTCTCGTAGCTATGATATGGCAGAAAGAATAATGAACGCTTCTACTTATGGAGTGGTGATCCTCACCAAAAAGTCATTTGGGAATCCTTATAGCATAGAGGAGCTTAAAAACTTTTTGAGTGGAAAAAATCTTGTTCCTATTTACTTTGACTTGAGTGCTGCTGATTGTCTTGCAAGAGATATAATTGAAAAGAGGGGAGAACTGTGGGAGAAACATGGTGGCGAGTTGTGGACGCTGTATGGTGGCTTGGAAAGGGAATGGAGAGAAGCTATAGATGGACTTTCACGGGTATTAGACTGTCAATTGGAGGCATATGATGGTCAGTGGAGAGAATGCATACTACAGGCTGTGGTTCTTTTGGCTACAGGATTGGGGAGGAGAAGTGTGGTGGATAGAGTAAATAGGTGGAGAGAAAGGATGGAGAAAGAGGAGTTCCCTTATCCTCGAAATGAAGTTTTTGTCGGTCGGAAAAAGGAACTCTCTGAATTGGAGCTTATTTTGTTTGGAGATGTCAGAGGGGATGGAGAAAGGGAATACTTTGAACTCAAGACCAGGCATAGTCGAAAAACTTTGCCGATTGGAAGGTCTCAGAATTATTGTGAAGACAAAAAGGCAAAGGACCGGAGATCCGAAAGCAGCATCAAAGGAAAAGAGCCGGTTCTGTGGAAGGAGTCTGAGAAGGAAATTGAGATGCAGAGATTGGGCAGTCCACATAGGCAGTGCCACCCTTTAAAGGCAAAAAATGTGGGGAGGTATGGTAGGAGAAGAAGATCGACAAAGATACTGTATGGGAAGGGTATTGCTTGTGTGTCTGGGGATTCAGGGATTGGTAAAACAGAATTGGTTTTGGAATATGCATACAGATTCTCCCAGAGATACAAGATGGTGTTGTGGGTGGGAGGGGAAACCAGATATATACGGCAGAACTATCTGGCTCTATGTACTTTCCTGGATGTCGATCTGAACATTGAAAACCATTGTTGTCTCGAAAAAGGAAAGATGAAGTGctttgaagaacaagaagaagaagccaTTTTTAGAGTAAGGAAGGAGCTAATGCGGGACATCCCATTCTTAGTTATCATAGATAACTTGGAGAATGAGAAGGACTGGTGGGATCAAAAAGTCATAATGGATCTTCTGCCACGATTTGGTGGTGAAACCCATTTCATAATAACCACCCGCCTTCCTCGAGTAATGAACTTGGAGCCAATGAAGCTTTCATACTTATCTGGTGTTGAGGCGATGGCTTTGATGATGGGAGGTATGAAGGACTATCCAATAGTTGAAATTGATGCTCTTAGAGCCATCGAGGAGAAACTCGGCAGGCTTACACTTGGTCTTGGTATTGTAGGATCTATTCTTTCTGAGCTGCCTATAACTCCGAGTCGGCTGCTTGGCACTATAAATAGAATGCCTTTGAGAGATATGGCATGGACTGATAGAGAAGTTCTTACATTGAGACGGCATACGGTCCTTGTTCAACTTTTAGATGTCTGTCTTTCGATATTTGACCATGCTGATGGACCGAGGAGTCTGGCAACCAGAATGGTTGAAGTAAGTGGTTGGTTTGCTCCTTCAGCAATTCCAGTACCTCTCTTAGCTTTGGCTGCACATAAGGTTGCAGAGAATCATCATGGTTCTCCGGTCAGGAAGAAGCTTTTGCATGCACTAATCTGCAGGTTTACAACATCTCATATCAAGAGATCTGAAGCTGAAGCATCGTCCATGTTGATCAGATTTGGGATTGCAAGAAGTAGCACAAAACCTGATTGCATCCATTTTCATGAGATTGTCAAGCTATATGCTCGCAAACGGGGGGGCAGTCGAGTTGCTCATGCTATGTTTCGAGCAGTTTTCCTCAGAGGCTCCGTCTCTCAATCTTCTGACCATCTATGGGCAGCTTGCTTCTTACTTTTTGGATTTGGAGCTGAACCTGTGGTTGTGGAGCCAACACCATCTGACTTGCTGTTCTTCATAAAACGTGTGGTTCTGCCTCTAGCCATACATACATTCATCACCTTCTCTCGGTGCACTGCGGCATTAGAACTCTTACGCCTCACAACTGATGCATTGGATATTGCTGCTGAGTCCTTGGTTTCAAGATTTGAGAAATGGTTTGATAAATCATTCTGTTGCATTAGACCAGGTCAATCAGATGCTCAGAACACTTATCTTTGGCAGGAATTGGCACTCTTGAAAGCAACTGTTCTAGAAACAAGGGCAAAACTGATGCTTAGGGGTGGGCAATATGACATAGGGGATGACCTTATTCGGAAAGCTATTTTTATCAGGACTTCAATATGTGGGGAGCATCATCCAGACACAGCAGCTGCTCAAGAAACACTTAGTAAACTGACAAGACTTCTCACAAACGTTCAAGTTAGTTGA